Proteins encoded in a region of the Ziziphus jujuba cultivar Dongzao chromosome 3, ASM3175591v1 genome:
- the LOC107418145 gene encoding probable leucine-rich repeat receptor-like protein kinase At1g35710, with protein MAPWFPNLVVQLPDQFLLLFIIILLFLCSSTTCFTISGQAEALVKWKDSLDMNPTTHSLLRSWNLNSTVSTSHHLYNNNPCTWVGITCNGYGSVINITLESSNLKGSIPVSIGNLSKLTELDLGSLPPEMNNLTNLEELLLSNNFLYGYLPENICLGGRLKKIAVSYHYFTCSIPKSMRNCNSVVRVLLGVNEFTGNMSEDFGIYPNLVYMELGNNKFFGKLTRNWGHCQKLTMLNISNNKVSGMLPPELGKATQLQKLDLSSNLLVGKIPKELGQLRLLYILKLNNNTLSGNVPAQIGMLFDLQQLDLADNKLGGPFPKHLEQCANLENLNFRSNRFSGAVPFQIGNFHSLRNVDLSRNMLIGDLPPELGNLFLLETLNLSITIS; from the exons ATGGCGCCCTGGTTTCCAAACCTCGTTGTACAGTTACCTGAtcagtttttgttgttgtttatcaTCATCCTACTATTTCTTTGTTCTTCTACTACTTGTTTTACAATAAGTGGACAGGCAGAGGCTCTTGTGAAATGGAAGGACAGCCTTGATATGAATCCAACTACTCATTCTCTTCTCCGCTCTTGGAATCTCAATTCTACTGTTTCAACTTCTCACCATCTCTATAATAATAACCCCTGTACCTGGGTTGGGATCACTTGTAACGGCTATGGCAGTGTCATCAACATTACTCTTGAAAGCAGTAATCTGAAAG GTTCAATTCCTGTGTCCATTGGAAACTTGAGCAAGTTAACTGAGTTAGACCTTG GGTCCCTTCCTCCTGAAATGAATAACCTTACAAATCTGGAAGAGCTTTTATTAAGCAATAACTTCTTGTATGGCTATCTTCCAGAAAATATTTGTCTGGGTGGGAGACTTAAAAAGATTGCAGTAAGCTATCACTATTTTACATGTTCTATTCCAAAAAGCATGAGAAACTGCAACTCCGTAGTCCGTGTTTTACTTGGAGTGAATGAATTTACAGGAAATATGTCAGAAGACTTTGGAATATACCCAAACCTGGTCTACATGGAATTAGGCAACAATAAGTTTTTTGGAAAACTTACTAGAAATTGGGGACACTGTCAAAAACTAACTATGCTGAACATCTCTAACAATAAAGTTTCTGGCATGCTACCTCCTGAACTTGGGAAAGCTACTCAATTGCAGAAACTTGATCTGTCGTCCAATCTTCTTGTAGGGAAAATTCCAAAGGAATTGGGCCAATTGAGATTGCTTTACATTCTTAAACTCAATAATAATACACTTTCTGGAAATGTTCCTGCTCAAATTGGGATGTTATTTGACCTTCAACAGCTTGACCTTGCAGACAACAAATTGGGTGGACCATTTCCTAAACATTTGGAGCAGTGTGCAAACCTAGAAAACTTGAACTTTAGAAGCAATAGATTCAGTGGTGCTGTTCCTTTTCAGATTGGGAATTTTCACTCTCTTCGAAATGTTGATCTAAGTCGGAATATGCTTATAGGAGATTTGCCTCCAGAGCTTGGAAATTTGTTCTTGTTAGAAACACTCAACCTATCCATAACAATTTCATAG